In a genomic window of Salvelinus fontinalis isolate EN_2023a chromosome 7, ASM2944872v1, whole genome shotgun sequence:
- the LOC129858967 gene encoding carbohydrate sulfotransferase 2-like, translated as MRGKQYHRQLKLTAPWENDVGYWRKLKTHRNHTKIIAQPGIVMKVLRRKRIVLFIAYFFLLVLTMLNLANYKWTKVPQQCNHQLRSASYQGRSDIRFLYRPSLAKKRQLVYVLTTWRSGSSFFGELFNQHPEVFFLYEPMWHIWQKLYPGDAVSLQGAARDMLSSLYRCDLSVFQLYNSPGGKNFTSLGLFGASLNKVVCSYPLCSAYRKEVVGMVDDKVCKKCPPQSLRLLEEECLKYSTIVIKGVRILDVNVLAPLMEDPSLDVKVVHLVRDPRAVANSRIKSRHGLIRENLQVVRSRDPKLRRIPFVDPNHKANKKDGSDYHSIGAMEVICERTSRTLRTALNPPSWLKGKYMAVRYEDLVENPVKILRNIYRFANLTTNHDIESFALNMTGGSSSSSKPFIVSSRNATQAASAWRTVLSIQQIKQVEDYCHHSMAVLGYDRVRTAGEAKDLSKSLLTVSKL; from the coding sequence ATGAGAGGGAAACAATACCATCGACAACTGAAGTTGACAGCGCCTTGGGAGAATGATGTTGGCTACTGGAGAAAGCTCAAAACCCACAGGAACCATACCAAGATAATAGCTCAGCCCGGCATCGTGATGAAGGTGCTACGCAGAAAGCGGATTGTGTTGTTTATAGCCTATTTCTTTCTGCTAGTGCTGACCATGCTGAACTTGGCCAATTACAAATGGACTAAAGTGCCCCAGCAGTGCAATCACCAGCTGAGGAGTGCTTCCTATCAAGGCAGGTCAGACATCAGGTTCCTCTACAGACCCTCTCTGGCCAAGAAGAGACAGTTGGTCTATGTTCTGACCACATGGAGGTCTGGGTCCTCCTTTTTCGGGGAGCTGTTTAACCAACATCCCGAAGTCTTTTTCCTCTATGAACCCATGTGGCACATTTGGCAGAAGCTGTACCCGGGAGACGCTGTGTCTTTGCAAGGAGCAGCCAGGGACATGCTCAGCTCTTTATACCGCTGTGATCTCTCTGTGTTCCAGCTGTACAACAGCCCAGGGGGAAAGAACTTTACCTCCCTAGGACTCTTTGGGGCCTCCCTGAATAAGGTGGTGTGCTCCTACCCCCTCTGCTCCGCCTACAGGAAAGAGGTGGTAGGGATGGTGGACGACAAGGTGTGTAAAAAGTGTCCACCTCAAAGCCTTAGACTACTGGAGGAGGAGTGCCTCAAATACAGCACTATCGTTATTAAAGGGGTGCGTATCCTGGACGTTAACGTTCTAGCCCCCCTCATGGAGGACCCGTCGTTGGACGTGAAGGTAGTCCACCTGGTCAGGGACCCCCGGGCCGTGGCCAACTCCAGGATCAAGTCCAGACACGGGCTGATCCGGGAGAACCTGCAGGTGGTCCGGAGCAGGGACCCTAAGCTCCGCAGAATCCCCTTCGTAGACCCCAACCACAAAGCCAACAAGAAGGACGGCTCGGACTACCACTCCATCGGAGCCATGGAGGTAATCTGTGAGCGCACCTCCAGGACCCTGAGGACTGCCTTAAACCCTCCCAGTTGGCTCAAAGGGAAGTACATGGCCGTGCGCTATGAGGACCTGGTGGAGAACCCTGTGAAGATCCTGAGGAACATCTACCGCTTCGCCAACCTCACCACCAACCATGACATTGAGTCGTTTGCTCTGAACATGACAGGTGGGTCTAGTTCGTCCTCCAAGCCGTTCATCGTGTCCTCCAGGAACGCCACTCAGGCTGCCAGTGCATGGAGAACAGTGCTCAGCATCCAGCAGATCAAACAGGTGGAGGACTACTGTCATCACTCCATGGCTGTCCTGGGCTACGACAGGGTCAGAACGGCCGGGGAGGCCAAGGACCTCAGTAAGTCTTTACTGACCGTCTCCAAACTGTGA